From a region of the Candidatus Polarisedimenticolia bacterium genome:
- a CDS encoding cation:proton antiporter, which yields MTHLLQLLLFLAVILVAAKGAGSLSSRLGLPAVFGEILAGLLLGPTLFDVLGLRIFAPSGMGDSLHPALGGIVHDLAEIGVILLMFVAGMETDLQEMRRVGRAAFWSAAGGVVLPFLLGILTARLFGRPWVECIFVGTVLTATSVSISAQTLFELGALRTREGTTILGAAVIDDVMGIFVLSLVIAFTGAGAAASGERFGITDILLIGVRMAFFFGLGWLAGRRFLERITERVRRLPTSQPLMAFVLLVAFGYAFAAEFVGRVAAITGSYLAGLLFAQTRFKAEIDRGIHSVTYSLFVPIFFVDIGLQANGREIAASGRGIFFASVIVAVAILSKIAGCGALARLSGFSPRESLRVGIGMISRGEVGLIVAGYGLAAGVIEREVFSVMVVMVLATTMVTPILLRLVFPGRAGGPATARVVESISHVETERLPPERRKG from the coding sequence TTGACCCATCTTCTTCAACTCCTTCTATTCCTAGCCGTGATTCTCGTAGCCGCCAAAGGGGCGGGCTCCTTGAGCAGCCGGCTCGGGCTGCCGGCGGTGTTCGGCGAGATTCTCGCCGGGCTTCTTCTCGGCCCGACTCTCTTCGACGTCCTGGGGCTCCGGATCTTCGCGCCGTCCGGAATGGGAGATTCGCTTCATCCCGCTCTGGGGGGGATCGTCCACGATCTCGCGGAGATTGGGGTCATCTTGTTGATGTTCGTGGCCGGCATGGAGACCGATTTGCAGGAGATGAGGCGGGTCGGCCGGGCCGCCTTCTGGTCCGCCGCCGGAGGAGTCGTCCTGCCGTTCCTTCTGGGGATCCTCACCGCGCGGCTCTTCGGACGCCCCTGGGTCGAGTGCATCTTCGTCGGGACGGTCCTCACCGCGACCAGCGTGAGCATCTCGGCGCAGACTCTCTTCGAGCTCGGGGCGCTGCGCACCCGCGAAGGGACCACCATCCTCGGCGCCGCGGTGATCGACGACGTCATGGGGATCTTCGTCCTGTCGCTCGTCATCGCCTTCACGGGCGCCGGGGCCGCCGCCTCGGGGGAGCGGTTCGGGATCACGGATATCCTACTGATCGGCGTGCGGATGGCGTTCTTCTTCGGGCTCGGGTGGCTTGCCGGCCGCCGCTTCCTCGAGAGAATCACCGAGCGCGTCAGGCGCCTTCCCACGAGCCAGCCGCTGATGGCGTTCGTGCTGCTCGTCGCGTTCGGGTACGCGTTCGCCGCCGAGTTCGTGGGGCGCGTCGCCGCGATTACCGGCTCGTACCTGGCCGGCCTCCTCTTCGCCCAGACCCGCTTCAAGGCGGAAATCGATCGGGGAATCCATTCCGTCACCTATTCCCTCTTCGTGCCGATTTTCTTCGTGGACATCGGCTTGCAGGCCAACGGCCGCGAGATCGCCGCTTCGGGGCGGGGTATCTTTTTCGCGTCGGTGATCGTGGCCGTTGCGATTCTCTCGAAAATCGCCGGCTGCGGCGCGCTCGCCCGGCTCTCGGGATTCAGCCCCAGGGAATCGCTGCGGGTCGGAATCGGCATGATCTCCCGTGGCGAGGTCGGATTGATCGTCGCCGGCTACGGTCTGGCGGCGGGGGTGATCGAGCGGGAGGTGTTCTCCGTCATGGTGGTGATGGTCCTCGCCACGACGATGGTGACGCCCATTCTGCTCCGGCTGGTCTTCCCGGGCCGCGCGGGCGGTCCGGCGACGGCGCGCGTGGTCGAGTCGATCTCTCACGTCGAGACGGAACGGCTCCCCCCGGAGCGGCGCAAGGGTTGA
- a CDS encoding TldD/PmbA family protein, whose product MNELAALGLEAARSAGAGYADVRINRYRNQRLAAREDHLTAISDEESYGMGIRVLVKGTWGFAASSRVTREEVPRVAALAVATAKANVAGRSEAVRLVPVERYEDVWQTPYVKDPFEVPLDRKVELLLAINREALRVKGAKYCSSSLHFVREDKSFASTAGTLLSQTLVRCNPAYTVTAVDGKTGRFATRSHDIPPAAYGYEYVEEAHLADAAGRIAEEAVQKLRARPAGAGRKDLVLHPSNLWLTIHESVGHPTELDRALGYEANFAGTSFATPDKLGKLRFGSPRVNFIADRILPGGLATVGYDDDGVKARRWHLVKDGLFVDYQTTREQARWIGQNSSKGCAHADSWASIPFQRMPNVSLLPGTAARSAEELIAEVKDGIYIVGDGSYSIDQQRYNFQFSGQSFREIRDGKLGDALRDLAYQSNTTEFWNACDGLGGPETWMTHGTFYDGKGEPGQVNAVSHASPVARFRGINVLSTERKL is encoded by the coding sequence ATGAACGAGCTGGCCGCCCTGGGGCTGGAGGCGGCGCGCTCCGCCGGGGCGGGATACGCCGACGTGCGTATCAACCGGTACCGGAACCAGCGGCTCGCCGCCCGCGAGGACCACCTCACGGCGATCTCCGACGAAGAATCGTACGGCATGGGGATCCGGGTGCTCGTCAAGGGGACCTGGGGGTTCGCGGCCAGCAGCCGGGTCACCCGGGAGGAAGTGCCGAGGGTCGCCGCGCTGGCGGTGGCCACCGCGAAAGCGAACGTCGCCGGCCGGAGCGAGGCGGTCCGCCTCGTCCCCGTGGAGCGGTACGAGGACGTCTGGCAGACCCCCTACGTCAAAGATCCCTTCGAGGTGCCGCTCGACCGCAAGGTGGAGCTGCTGCTCGCCATCAACCGCGAGGCCCTCCGGGTGAAAGGGGCGAAATACTGCTCCTCGTCGCTCCATTTCGTCCGTGAAGACAAGAGTTTCGCGTCGACCGCCGGGACGCTGCTTTCGCAGACGCTGGTCCGCTGCAACCCGGCCTACACCGTGACGGCCGTGGATGGAAAGACGGGAAGATTCGCGACGCGATCCCACGACATCCCGCCCGCGGCGTACGGCTACGAGTACGTCGAGGAGGCGCATCTGGCTGACGCGGCGGGACGAATCGCCGAGGAGGCGGTGCAGAAGCTGCGGGCGCGCCCGGCCGGGGCGGGGCGCAAAGACCTGGTGCTGCATCCTTCCAATCTCTGGCTCACGATCCACGAGTCGGTCGGCCACCCGACCGAGCTGGATCGCGCCCTTGGATACGAGGCGAATTTTGCCGGCACCTCTTTCGCGACGCCCGACAAGCTGGGCAAGCTCCGGTTCGGCTCCCCCCGGGTGAACTTCATCGCCGACCGGATCCTCCCCGGCGGGCTGGCGACGGTGGGCTACGACGACGACGGCGTGAAGGCGCGGCGATGGCACCTGGTCAAGGACGGCCTCTTCGTCGATTACCAGACGACGCGCGAGCAGGCCCGGTGGATCGGGCAGAACTCCAGCAAGGGATGCGCCCACGCCGACTCCTGGGCCTCCATCCCGTTCCAGCGCATGCCGAACGTCTCGCTGCTGCCCGGGACCGCCGCGCGGAGCGCCGAGGAGCTGATCGCCGAGGTGAAGGACGGAATCTACATCGTCGGGGACGGCTCCTACAGCATCGATCAGCAGCGCTACAACTTCCAGTTCTCCGGGCAGTCCTTCCGGGAGATCAGGGACGGGAAGCTGGGCGATGCGCTGCGCGATCTGGCCTATCAGTCCAACACGACCGAGTTCTGGAACGCCTGCGACGGGCTCGGGGGGCCCGAAACCTGGATGACCCACGGCACCTTCTACGACGGCAAGGGCGAGCCCGGACAGGTCAACGCCGTCAGCCACGCCTCCCCCGTCGCGCGCTTCCGCGGGATCAACGTCCTGAGCACGGAGAGGAAGCTTTGA